DNA from Mycolicibacterium alvei:
TCCACCAGGTTGCCACCCCAGGTCGAGTTGATCCGCGAGCTCAACATGAAGACGTTGTCGGCGACCTCGTCCACCCGCCGACCGGCCATCACGCCACATACCTGAGTCTTCTTGCCGAAGGCCACCACATCCGGCGTGACCCCCACCTGCTGGTAGGCCCAGGCAGTTCCGGTGATACCGCAGCCGGTCTGCACCTCGTCGAAGATCAGCAAGGCGTCGAATTCGTCGCACAGTTCCCGCATCGCGGCGAAGAACTGCGGCCGCATGTGCCGGTCGCCACCCTCACCCTGAATCGGCTCGGCGATGAAGCAGGCGATGTCGTGCGGGGCGGCCTCGAACGCGGTTCTCGCCTGACGTAGCGAATCAGCTTCGAGTGCAGCGATATCCACGCCCGGACGAAGGTATGGGGCATCGATACGTGGCCAGTCGAACTTCGGGAAGCGGGCCACCTTGACCGGATCGGTGTTGGTCAGCGACATCGTGTATCCGCTGCGGCCGTGAAAGGCTCCGCGAAGATGCAGCACCTTGGTGCCGAGGTCGGGGTCGATCCCGTGAGACTCGTTGTGGCGGCTCTTCCAGTCGAAGGCCACCTTGAGCGCGTTCTCGACCGCCAGAGCTCCGCCGTCGACGAAGAACAGGTGCGGCAGGTCCGGGTCGCCGAGCACGCGGCGGAAGGTGTCGACGAAGCGGGCCATCGGCACGCTGTAGATGTCGGAATTGCTCGGCTTGTTCACCGCGGCCCGGGTCAGCTCCGCACGGAACTCACCATCGTCGGCCAGCGCCGGATGGTTCATCCCGAGCGCGGATGAGGCGAAGAAGGTGAACATGTCCAGGAAGCGCGCGCCGGTGCGCGCATCCACCAGATAGGAACCCCGCGAGTGGTCCAGGTCGAGAACGAAGTCGAAACCGTCGGTCAGGATGCTGCGCGCCAGGACCGCTCGCACCCGGTCAGGCGTCACGTGCGGCGTGGTCGTCAGCACTGCAGTCATGACGCCATCCTAGCGGATTTTTTACGGCAGTTATCGCATCTGACCGTAACAGTTACGGAACATAGTTCCGATCACTGTAAAATGTTTGCAAGATGATCGTGCTTCGGGTGCGGACGTTGGCTGCGGTCCTGATCCGCTGGAGCAGGTCCTCCAGGGCCCGGGCCGAGGCGACCCGGACCAGCAGGACGTAGCTCTCCTCACCGGCCACCGAGTGGCACGATTCGATTTCGGGGATGCCCTGCAACCGGGTGGGTGCATCATCGGGTTGAGACGGATCGAGAGGGGTGATGGCGACGAACGCCGAGAGCATGTTGCCCAGCGCCTCAGGATTGAGCCGCGCCGCGTACCCGGTCACCACTCCCCGCGACTCCAACCGGCGCACGCGTGCCTGCACCGCAGAGACCGACAACCCGGCCGCCGATGCCAGTTGCGCCAGCGTGGCCCTGCCGTCGGCGACCAGCGCCCGGACCAGCTTCCGGTCGGTGTCGTCCAGCACGTATTCGTCGGCTTCACCCATGGCCCGCACTGTAACTCCCCCGGCCGATCCGGCACCGCTGCCAAACCAGAAAGGCACCCGATGACCACCACCGAACGGACCGACCTTCCCACTGCAGAGGAGCTGCGCCGGCGGGTGCGGCTGGCCCTCGAAGCCATCGGGGCACGGGCCGACCTGGCTGACCCGACCGCCCCAGGCGGCGGCCTGCACTCGAGCACCCCGATCAGCGGGGACGTGTTGTTCACCCTGACCGAGCACAGTGTTGAGCAGGTCGATACCGCGATCGGCGATGCCGCACAAGCCTTCTCAACCTGGCGCACGACCCCGGCACCGGTGCGCGGCGCTTTGGTGGCACGCCTTGGCGAGTTGCTCGTCGAGCACAAGGTTGAGCTGGCGACGTTGGTGACGGTGGAGGCAGGCAAGATCACCTCCGAGGCACTGGGCGAGGTGCAGGAGATGATCGACATCTGTCAGTTCGCCGTCGGCCTGTCACGCCAGTTGTATGGCCGCACCATCGCTTCCGAACGCCCCGGGCACCGACTGATGGAGACATGGCACCCGTTGGGCGTCGTCGGCGTGATCACCGCATTCAACTTTCCGGTTGCGGTGTGGGCGTGGAACACCGCGATCGCACTGGTGTGCGGCGACACCGTGGTGTGGAAACCGTCTGAGCTGACACCACTGACCGCGATCGCGTGTCAGGCGCTGATCGAGCGCGCCGCATCTGACGTCGGTGCGCCGACGGAAGTGAGCCGGCTCGTCCTGGGAGGGCGCGAGCTGGGTGAGCGACTCGTCGACGATGAGCGGGTGGCGCTGCTCAGCGCGACCGGTTCGGTGCGGATGGGCCAGCAGGTGGGCCCGCGCGTTGCCGCCCGGTTCGGCAAGGTGCTGCTCGAGTTGGGTGGCAACAACGCCGCAATCGTGACACCGTCGGCCGATCTGGATCTCGCGGTGCGAGCCATCGTGTTCTCGGCCGCGGGGACCGCGGGGCAGCGGTGCACCACGCTGCGCCGCCTGATCGTGCACTCCTCTGTCGCCGACGACCTGGTCTCCCGGATCGTCGCGGCCTATGGAAGCCTGCCCATCGGTGACCCCAGCGTGGACGGAACCCTCGTCGGCCCGCTCATTCACACCCGCGCCTACCGGGACATGGTCGGGGCGCTCGAGCAGGCCCGCGTCGACGGCGGCGAGGTGTTCGGCGGGCAGCGTCACGATCTGGGTGACGAGGGTGCGTTCTACATCGCCCCCGCGGTGGTGCGGATGCCCGCGCAGACCGCCGTCGTGCACACCGAGACCTTCGCCCCGATCCTCTATGTGCTGACCTACGACGAGATCGACGATGCGATTGCACTGAACAACGCGGTACCACAGGGCCTTTCGTCGGCGATCTTCACCACCGACGTGCGGGAGGCCGAGCGGTTCATGGCCGCCGACGGATCCGACTGCGGTATCGCCAACGTCAACATCGGAACCTCGGGCGCCGAGATCGGCGGCGCGTTCGGCGGCGAGAAGCACACCGGCGGTGGCCGCGAGTCGGGCTCGGATGCCTGGAAGGCGTACATGCGGCGCGCGACCAACACGGTCAACTACTCCTCGGAGCTGCCGCTGGCTCAGGGCGTGCATTTCGGGTAACCGGCTGTAAGGATGAGTCGTGCAGATTGAGAACTCGGTGGCGGTCATCACCGGTGCGGGATCGGGAATCGGCCGTGCCTTGGCCGCAGCGTTCGCGGTAGCGGGCGCCCGGGTGATCGCCACCGACCTCGATGCCGAGTCGGCCGAACACACCGCCGAAAAGATCCGCGCGACTGGGGGGAAGGCCCTCGGTGTCCAGGCCGACGCCTGTTCTACCGCCGACATCGAGGCGCTGACCACCACCGAGTTCGGCCCGGTCGACATCTACGTCGCCAACGCCGGAATCATCGGCGCACCGGGTCTCGGCACCGACGAGGACTGGGATTCGATCCTGGACGTCAATCTGCGCTCCCACGTCCGGACGGCGCAAGTGCTTGTCCCGCAGTGGTTGTCGCGTGGCGGCGGGTATTTCGTGTCGGTCGCCTCGGCGGCCGGTCTGCTGTCCCAGATCGGGGCGGCCGGATATGCCGTCACCAAGCACGCGGCGGTCGGGTTCGCCGAATGGCTGGCGATCACCTACGGCGATGACGGTGTCGGCGTCAGCTGTGTGTGTCCGTTGGGGGTGGACACCCCGTTACTCGATGCGGTGCGTACATCGGCGGATCCGGATTCCGCGGCCGGCGCCGCGTCGATCGTGCAGTCCGGTGAGGTGATCAGTCCCCAGGATGTCGCGGCGGCCACGGTCGCGGCGGTGCAGTCGGACAGTTTTCTCGTGCTACCGCACCCCCAGGTGCTCGACATGTACCGCCACAAAGGGTCCGATTACGGCCGGTGGATCGCGGGGATGCGCCGCTACCAGCGGTCACTGCGTGCCGGCCGATGAGCGCCCGGAAGGCAGCGACTGCGGCGGGACGTACACGCCCAGTGAGATTCGGTGCCACCAGACGTGATCGCGGCGCAGTTCGGTCCAGGTGCTGAACTCGTACCGGTACAACTTCGCCCGCACATATCGTGGCGGCGCATCCGGGAATGGATTGTGGCGCAGTAGCTTCAGTGTGTCTCGGTCGTTCTCCAGTAGCCGGGTCAGCAGCATGCGCAGCCAGCCCTGGGCATACGCCGGCGATATGGCCGCGAACCACATCAGCCAGTCCAGCCGCAAGTGATACGGCGCGCACTGCCTCGGCCACCGACGGACATCGCCGGGTTTGCCCTTGAACTCGTATTCCTTCCACACGGTGTGCTCACCCAAGCTGGTGCCCGAGGTCCCCTCCAACACCACCTCGTCACGGGTGCGACCGACGGTGCCGAATGCACCGTAGGAATTCACCAGGTGATACCGGTTGTACGAGGCGTTCATCCGCTGCCGCCTGGAGATGAGGTTGCGCACCGGCCAGTAGCTCAGGCACGCCACCGCTACCGTGAACCCGACCACCACGACGGCGAACCACACTGGGGTCTGACCGAATTGGTGTTCAGGTAGCGGAATCAGCACCGCGGCGCCGGAGTCCGAGAATGCGCTGAACGCCAGGACGATGGTGATCCAGTTGAGCCAGGCGAAGTTGCCCGATGCCACCAGCCACAGCTGGGTGATCATCACGACGATCGCGGCCCCGCTGGCCACCGGCTGCGGGGCGAACAGCGCAAACGGCACCACGAGTTGGGCAAAGTGGTTGCCCGCCACCTCGATTCGGTGCAGCGGCTTGGGCAGATGGTGGAAGAACCAGCTCAGCGGGCCGGGCATCGGTTGAGTCTCGTGGTGGTAGTACAGGCAGGTCAGGTTGCGCCAGCACCGGTCACCGCGCAGTTTGATCAGCCCCGCGCCGAACTCGACTCGGAACAGCAACCAGCGGGCCAGCCACAGCACCAGCAGCGGGGGGCCGATGTCGTCGTTGCCCAGGAAGGTGACCAGGAATCCGGCTTCCAGCAGCAGAGATTCCCACCCGAACGAATACCACGCCTGGCCCACGTTGACGATCGAAAGGTACAGCGCCCACACGAGCAGCCAGATCAGCATTGCGGCCCACAGCGGCACCACGTCTCCGAAGCCGGCGAGCAGTGCCCCGGAGAGCACCGCCCCGGCTACGCACACCGCGGCGAAGAAGCGGTCCGAATAGTGGAGCTGAAACACACTGGGAGCGCTGCGGAATGAGTTGACGGACAGGAACCGGGGTATCGGCAGCAGACCGCGCTCACCGAGGAGCCCGCGGAACTGCCGGGCCGCCACGATGAACGCGATCAGGTAGATCGCGGCGGTCCCCCGCTGCAACACCTGTCGGGCCAACCAATATTCGTCTGCGTTGAACCATTCCATGCGCGGACCTGCCGACGTTGCGGGTCTGTCCTCGAAAACGGTACCCCGAATCGGGGCATTTCATAGGCGGTACGGACGGCTACCGTCGCCGCAATCCCAGCCGGAAGCCGGACGGCATCACGGTCAGGCGCTCCTGTACCTGCAACCGGTAGTCCGGATCGGCGATCAGATCGTAGCGGCGGATCAGCACCGCCAACATCAGCACGGCTTCGTGGAGTGCGAACTGTCTTCCGATGCAGGATCTTTCGCCGGTACCGAACGGCTTGTACAGGCCACCGGGGCGCGTCCGCATCTGCTCGGGCGTGAACCGGTCCGGCTCGAATGCCTCCGGGTCGTGACCCCATCGGGGGTCACGGTGCAGGGTCGAGGTCAGGGCCAGCGCCCAGTCGCCCTTGCGCATCGGGTGAATTCCGGCCAGCACGGTGTCCTGGCGGGCAGCCCGGTAGTAGGCCGGCACGGTCGGCTGCAACCGCAGCGACTCGTCGAGAATCCGCCGGACATACCGCAGTTTGGCGATCTTCTCGAATTCGGGCCGCTGATCGTCGCCCCACACCTGTTCGACCTCGTCGCGGGCCCGGGCGAACACCTCTGGGTGTTGCGACAGGAAGTACAGCGCAAATGACAGTGCACCGGAAGTGGTTTCATGTCCGGCGATCAGAAAATTGATCAGCTGACAGCGGATGTTGGCGGCATCGAGATCGGACTCCAGCATGATCTGCAGCAGATCGTCATGGGCGCTCGATCCCTGTGCCCGCCGCGCCGAGACGATGTCGTCGGCCAGCCCGCGCAGGTAGCGCGCGTCGCGGCGGAGCCTGCCCTCGTAGGTCCGGAAAAAGAAGGCGGGCAGGAAGGTTTCGCGCAACACGCCGAGGCGGTCGGCGCTCCTCAACGCCGACACCATGTGGGCGATGAACGGGTGCACCGTGTCGCTCTGGAAACACCGGAACGAATACCCGGCCGTGCACCGGCCGATGGTCTCCAGGGTTACCCGGGTGGTGTCGGCCGAGACGTCGACGGTGTCCCCCCGATCGGCTTTCCGGTCCCAATCGCCGGTCAGCTCATCGGCGACGTCGAACATCACCGCGTGGTAGCGGCGCATCGCGGCCTGGCTGAACGCGGGCATCAGCAGCTGATGGGCCGTGTGCCAGTTCGGTTCGTCGTTGTAGGCGGTGAACAGCCCGTCGCCGGCCACGATCCGCAGGGCCTCGATATCGGGGCCCACGTGCTTACCGAAGCGGGTTTCGTCGTTCAGATCATTGACCGCGTCGGCGCCGGTGACCACCACGTAGCGCGCGCCCAGGAAGCGGAATTCACAGATCGGGCCGAGCTCGGCCATGCCCAGCGCGTTCTGCATCGAGGAGTCGGGCTGTAGACCGAAGATGTCACCGAGCAGGGGCACTCGCCGCGGCGGGTGCGGCAGTTTCGGATACTTGGCGCCTTCAGGTGAGGTCCGCGTGCCCACGAAGGTCATGACACCAAAGATTCCTCGTTGTTATACATGTGTCAAGTAAGGCTCCTTTCGCGCTACGCTCCACACGTGGGAGCCGAGTCCAGACGCCGACTGTCCCCCGCCGACAGACGCAACGAACTGCTGGCGCTGGGAGCCGAGGTGTTCGGCCAGCGCCCCTACGACGAGGTCCGCATCGACGAGATCGCCGAGCGTGCCGGGGTGTCGCGCGCCCTGATGTATCACTACTTCCCCGACAAGCGGGCCTTCTTCGGTGCCGTGGTGCGCGCCGAGGGCGAGCGCCTGTTCGAGGCCACCAGCACCACCGGCGAGCCGGGTCAAAGCCTTTTCGGACAGCTGCGCGACGGCGTTCTCGCCTACCTGCGCTACGACGAGGAACATCCGCACGGCGCCTGGGCGGCCTACATGGGACTGGGCCGCACCGACCCGGTACTGCGCGGCGAAGACGACGTCGACAACGACCGCCAGGCCGACCGGATCATGGGTCGGATCGGCGACGCCGTATCCGAGCCCCTGGATGCGACGGTCGAGCGCGATCTGCGGGCTACCGTCTACGGCTGGCTGGCCCTGACCTTCGAGATGTGCCGGCAACGGCTCAAGGACCCCTCGATCGACGCGGGTTTCGTCGCCGACAGTTGCGCACACGCGCTGCTCGACGCCATCGGCCGAGTGCCCGGACTGCCCGACGAACTGGCCGGTGCGGCCGGTCCCGAACACCGCTGAAACCCGGTTGTCGGTGTGTCGCGGCAAGATGGCTAGATGACCACCACGCCGGCCGGTCCGCTGGCCCGGTTCAGTGCGCTGACCCGGGAGTGGTTCACCGCTGCGTTCCCGGCACCGACGGCCGCGCAGGCCCAGGCCTGGTCGGCCATCGCCGAGGGGCTCAACACCCTGGTCATCGCACCCACCGGATCAGGTAAGACGCTGGCGGCCTTCCTGTGGGCCATCGACGAGCTGGCGCAGTTGCCGCCTGGTCCCCGCACCGGGACGACGGTGCTGTATGTGTCGCCACTCAAGGCCCTGGCCGTCGACGTCGAACGCAACCTGCGCACCCCGCTGACCGGCGTCACCAGGGTCGCCGAGCGGCACGGGGTGCCGGCCCCGTCGATCAGCGTCGGCGTCCGCTCCGGTGACACCCCGCCCGGTGAGCGCCGCGCGATGCTGAGCAAGCCACCCGACATCCTGATCACCACGCCGGAATCCCTGTTTCTGATGCTGACGTCGGCGGCCCGCGAAACCCTGGCCTCGGTGCGGACCGTGATCGTCGACGAGGTTCACGCCGTCGCCGCCACCAAACGCGGTGCGCACCTGGCACTCTCGTTGGAACGGCTCGACCAGCTGCTCGACAAGCCGGCCCAGCGGATCGGGCTGTCGGCGACGGTACGTCCACCCGAGGAGGTAGCGCGGTTCCTGTCCGGCCAGGCCCCCACCACCATCGTCGCGCCGCCGTCGGGTAAAACGTTCGACCTCTCGGTGCAGGTCCCGATCCCGGACATGGCCAATCTCGACAACAACAGCATCTGGCCCGCCGTCGAGGAACGCATCGTGGACCTGATCGAGGCCCACCGCTCCTCGATCGTGTTCGCCAACTCCCGCCGGTTGGCCGAGCGACTGACCTCCCGGCTCAACGAGATTCACGCCGAACGTGCCGGAATCGAGCTCTCACTCGACCACAACCCGCAGGTCGGTGGCGGCGCCCCGGCCCAACTCATGGCCAGCGGTCAGGCCAGCGGCGCACCGCCGCTGCTGGCCCGGGCCCACCACGGTTCGGTCAGCAAGGAGCAGCGGGCCCTGGTCGAAGACGACCTCAAGAGTGGCCGATTGCGCGCCGTGGTGGCCACCTCGAGCCTGGAGTTGGGCATCGACATGGGCGCGGTCGATCTGGTGATCCAGGTCGAGTCGCCGCCGTCGGTGGCCAGCGGCCTGCAGCGCATCGGGCGGGCCGGGCACCAGGTCGGCGAGATCTCCCAGGGCGTGCTGTTCCCCAAGCACCGCACCGACCTGATCGGCTGTGCGGTGACGGTGCAGCGCATGCGCTCCGGTGACATCGAGACCATGCACGTCCCGGCCAATCCGCTCGACGTGCTGGCCCAGCACACCGTGGCTGCGGCCGCCCTGGAACCAGTGGACGCCGACGCCTGGTTCGATGCGGTACGGCGGAGTGCACCCTTTGCCACGCTGCCGCGCAGCGCGTTCGAGGCCACCCTGGATCTGTTGTCCGGGAAGTACCCGTCCACCGAGTTCGCCGAGCTGCGGCCACGCATCGTGTACGACCGCGACCACGGAACCCTGACCGCCCGCCCCGGAGCCCAACGCCTGGCGGTGACCTCCGGCGGCGCGATCCCCGACCGCGGGCTGTTCACCGTCTACCTGGCTACCGACTCCGAAAAACCCTCCCGGGTAGGTGAACTCGACGAGGAGATGGTCTACGAATCCCGCCCGGGCGACGTCATCTCCCTGGGTGCGACCAGCTGGCGGATCACCGAGATCACCCACGACCGGGTGCTGGTGATCCCCGCGCCGGGCCAGCCGGCCCGGTTGCCGTTCTGGCGCGGCGACAGCGTGGGACGCCCCGCCGAACTGGGCGCTGCGGTCGGTGCGTTCACCGGAGAGCTCGCCACACTCGGCCGCGACGAGTTCGAAGAACGTTGCCAGACAATGGGTTTCGACGGGTTCGCAACCGACAACCTCTACCGGCTACTGCATGACCAGCGGGAGGCCACCGGCGTCGTTCCCAGCGACAGCACGTTCGTGGTGGAGCGTTTCCGGGATGAACTGGGCGACTGGCGGGTGATCCTGCATTCTCCGTACGGCCTGCGGGTTCACGGGCCGCTGGCCCTGGCGGTGGGCCGTCGGCTGCGGGAACGGTACGGCATCGACGAGAAGCCCACCGCGTCCGACGACGGCATCATCGTGCGCCTCCCCGATAGTGGTGAAACCCCGCCCGGCGCAGACCTGTTCGTGTTCGACGCCGACGAGATCGAACCGGTCGTCACCGCAGAGGTGGGCGGGTCGGCGTTGTTCGCGTCCAGGTTCCGTGAATGCGCCGCGCGCGCCCTGTTGCTGCCTCGCCGACACCCTGGCAAGCGATCGCCGTTGTGGCATCAACGGCAACGCGCCGCGCAACTGCTCGACATCGCCCGCAAGTACCCGGACTTCCCGATCGTGCTGGAAACCGTCCGCGAATGCCTGCAGGACGTCTACGACGTACCCGCGCTGACCGAGCTGATGCGGCGGGTGGCTCAGCGGCGCCTGCGGGTGGTCGAGGTAGAGACCGCCACCCCCTCGCCATTCGCGGCCTCGTTGCTGTTCGGCTACGTGGGTGCATTCATGTACGAGGGTGACAGCCCGTTGGCCGAGCGTCGCGCCGCCGCGCTGGCACTGGACACCGTGCTGCTGTCCGAACTGCTCGGCCGGGTGGAACTCCGCGAACTGCTGGATCCCGCGGTGGTGGCCTCAACCTCGGCACAGCTGCAACACCTGACCGAGGAACGGGCCGTGCGCGATGCCGAGGCCGTGGCCGACCTGTTGCGGATGCTGGGTCCGCTCACCGAGGCCGAGATCGCCGAGCGCGCCACCACCGAGGCGATCGGGGGCTGGCTCGACGGGCTGCACGCCGCCAAGCGCGCGCTGCCGGTCACCTACGCCGGCCAGAGCTGGTGGGCCGCGGTGGAAGACATCGGCCTGCTACGCGACGGGGTCGGCGCGCCGGTCCCGGTCGGGGTGCCCATGGCCTTCACCGAATCCGTCGACGACCCACTCGGAGACCTGATCGGTCGCTACGCCCGCACGCACGGCCCGTTCACCACCTCCGAGGTCGCGACGCGGTTCGGGCTCGGCCTGCGGGTGACCGCAGATGTGTTGGGCCGCATGGCTGTCGATGGCCGGCTGGTGCGCGGCGAGTTCACCGGAGCCGCCCCGGCTGCGACATTGGGTCGGGCGACTTCCGACGAATGGTGCGATGCCGAGGTGCTGCGCATCCTGCGCCGTCGCTCCCTGGCCGCGCTGCGCGCCCAGGTCGAGCCGGTCAGCACTGCCGCCTACGGTCGCTTCCTGCCGTCCTGGCAGCATGTCGGGTCCAGCCACAGCTCGGGTATCGACGGGCTGTCGTCGGTCATCGAGCAACTGGCCGGCGTCCTCCTGCCCGCGTCGGCCGTGGAGTCGCTGGTCTTCGGCCAGCGGGTGCGTGATTACCAGCCGGCCATGCTCGATGAGCTGCTGGCGTCCGGCGAAGTGATGTGGTCGGGCGGCGGCCAGATCGGCAGCAGCGACGGCTGGGTGGCATTCCACCTGGCCGAGACGGCGCCATTGACCCTGCCCGCTCCTGTCGAGATCGAGTTCACCGACCCGCACCGGGCCATCATGGAGACGCTCGGTCACGGCGGAGCGTACTTCTTCCGCCAGCTCACCGATCAGGCCTCCGAAGCCGAGCTGAAAACTGCTCTGTGGGAACTGATCTGGGCCGGCTGGGTTACTGGTGACACGTTCGCCCCGTTGCGGGCGATGCTGTCTGGTCCCCGACGGTCGGGGACACCGGCACACCGGCAGCGTCAACGTCCACCCCGGCTCAGCCGCTACAGCGTCGCGCGCCCGCACAGCCGCGCAGCGGATCCGATGGTGTCCGGCCGGTGGTCGGCATTGCCCGGCGCTGAACCGGATTCGACCGTCCGCGCGCATTTCCAGGCGGAGCTGTTGCTCAACCGACACGGGGTGCTGACCAAGGGGGCGGCGTCGGCCGAGGGCGTGCCGGGCGGGTTCGCGACGTTGTACAAGGTGTTGAGCGCGTTCGAGGACGCCGGCCGCTGCCAGCGGGGCTATTTCGTCGAGTCGCTGGGCGGGGCGCAGTTCGCGGCGGCCTCGACCGTCGACCGGCTGCGGTCCTACCTCGACGGGGTTGATCCGCAGCGGCCCGACTACCACGCGGTGATGCTCGCCGCGACCGACCCGGCCAATCCTTACGGCGCCGCTCTGGCCTGGCCCGAGCGCGCGGGCGACGCGGACACACACCGGCCGGGCCGCAAGGCGGGTGCCCTGGTGGCGCTGGTCGACGGCCAACTGGTGTGGTTCCTGGAACGCGGCGGCAAGACCCTGCTCAGCTTCACCTCCGATACCGAGACGCAGCGGGCCGCCGCGGCCGCACTGGCCGAACTCGTGAGCGGCGGGCGGATTCCGTCGCTCTTGGTCGAGCGGATCAACGGGGTCGCGGTGCTCGATCCCGGTGTCGACGAAGGCCGCGCCGCCGTGCAGGACGCGCTGACCGGTGCCGGGTTTTCGCGCACGCCGCGCGGTTTGCGGCTTCGGTAGGTTCGGACGCCATGCCCGAAGGTGACACCGTCTTCCACACCGCCACCGCGTTGCGCGATGCGCTGGCGGGTAAGACGTTGACCCGCTGCGATATCAGGGTGCCCCGCTACGCCACGGTCGACCTGACCGGGCAGGTGGTCGATGAAGTTCTCAGCCGAGGCAAGCACTTGTTCCTCCGCGTGGGCCGGGCCAGCATCCACGCCCATCTCAAGATGGAGGGCAGTTGGCGCATCGGCTGGTCCAGAGTCGCGGCCCACCGGATCCGGATCGTGCTGGAGACCGCCGATAGTCGGGCCACCGGGATCGACCTCGGCGTGCTCGAAGTGCTGGACCGCGACACCGACATGGCGGCGGTCGAGCATCTGGGCCCGGACCTGCTCGGCCCGGACTGGGAGCCCCGCACCGCGGCGGCCAATCTGGCCGCCGATCCGGACCGGCCCCTGGCGCCGACGCTGCTCGATCAGCGGGTGATGGCCGGTGTCGGCAATGTGTACTGCAATGAACTGTGTTTCGTGTTCGGGCGGCTACCTACCTCCCCGGTGAGCTCACTGACCGACCCCCTACGTGTCGCACAACGCGCCCGGGATATGCTGTGGCTCAACCGGTCCCGCTGGAACCGCACCACCACCGGTGATACCCGGCACGGACGGCAACTGTGGGTGTACGGCCGCGCCGGTGAACCCTGCCGCCGCTGCGGGACTCTGATCGAGACCGATGCCGGCGGTGACCGGGTGACCTACTGGTGTCCGGTGTGCCAGACCTGATCCCGTCCCACTTGGCGAGCCCGCCCCGCTACGGGGTACGCGGCACGCCGGCAATCTTTGCGATGATGCGATCACGCAGCGCTACCGGGATATTCGTCATGAGCGACAACTGAAACTTGCTTGCGAGTCCGACCAGGTACCGAGCTCGGGGCCGACGCGCGGTGA
Protein-coding regions in this window:
- the nei2 gene encoding endonuclease VIII Nei2, with protein sequence MPEGDTVFHTATALRDALAGKTLTRCDIRVPRYATVDLTGQVVDEVLSRGKHLFLRVGRASIHAHLKMEGSWRIGWSRVAAHRIRIVLETADSRATGIDLGVLEVLDRDTDMAAVEHLGPDLLGPDWEPRTAAANLAADPDRPLAPTLLDQRVMAGVGNVYCNELCFVFGRLPTSPVSSLTDPLRVAQRARDMLWLNRSRWNRTTTGDTRHGRQLWVYGRAGEPCRRCGTLIETDAGGDRVTYWCPVCQT
- a CDS encoding ATP-dependent helicase, whose protein sequence is MTTTPAGPLARFSALTREWFTAAFPAPTAAQAQAWSAIAEGLNTLVIAPTGSGKTLAAFLWAIDELAQLPPGPRTGTTVLYVSPLKALAVDVERNLRTPLTGVTRVAERHGVPAPSISVGVRSGDTPPGERRAMLSKPPDILITTPESLFLMLTSAARETLASVRTVIVDEVHAVAATKRGAHLALSLERLDQLLDKPAQRIGLSATVRPPEEVARFLSGQAPTTIVAPPSGKTFDLSVQVPIPDMANLDNNSIWPAVEERIVDLIEAHRSSIVFANSRRLAERLTSRLNEIHAERAGIELSLDHNPQVGGGAPAQLMASGQASGAPPLLARAHHGSVSKEQRALVEDDLKSGRLRAVVATSSLELGIDMGAVDLVIQVESPPSVASGLQRIGRAGHQVGEISQGVLFPKHRTDLIGCAVTVQRMRSGDIETMHVPANPLDVLAQHTVAAAALEPVDADAWFDAVRRSAPFATLPRSAFEATLDLLSGKYPSTEFAELRPRIVYDRDHGTLTARPGAQRLAVTSGGAIPDRGLFTVYLATDSEKPSRVGELDEEMVYESRPGDVISLGATSWRITEITHDRVLVIPAPGQPARLPFWRGDSVGRPAELGAAVGAFTGELATLGRDEFEERCQTMGFDGFATDNLYRLLHDQREATGVVPSDSTFVVERFRDELGDWRVILHSPYGLRVHGPLALAVGRRLRERYGIDEKPTASDDGIIVRLPDSGETPPGADLFVFDADEIEPVVTAEVGGSALFASRFRECAARALLLPRRHPGKRSPLWHQRQRAAQLLDIARKYPDFPIVLETVRECLQDVYDVPALTELMRRVAQRRLRVVEVETATPSPFAASLLFGYVGAFMYEGDSPLAERRAAALALDTVLLSELLGRVELRELLDPAVVASTSAQLQHLTEERAVRDAEAVADLLRMLGPLTEAEIAERATTEAIGGWLDGLHAAKRALPVTYAGQSWWAAVEDIGLLRDGVGAPVPVGVPMAFTESVDDPLGDLIGRYARTHGPFTTSEVATRFGLGLRVTADVLGRMAVDGRLVRGEFTGAAPAATLGRATSDEWCDAEVLRILRRRSLAALRAQVEPVSTAAYGRFLPSWQHVGSSHSSGIDGLSSVIEQLAGVLLPASAVESLVFGQRVRDYQPAMLDELLASGEVMWSGGGQIGSSDGWVAFHLAETAPLTLPAPVEIEFTDPHRAIMETLGHGGAYFFRQLTDQASEAELKTALWELIWAGWVTGDTFAPLRAMLSGPRRSGTPAHRQRQRPPRLSRYSVARPHSRAADPMVSGRWSALPGAEPDSTVRAHFQAELLLNRHGVLTKGAASAEGVPGGFATLYKVLSAFEDAGRCQRGYFVESLGGAQFAAASTVDRLRSYLDGVDPQRPDYHAVMLAATDPANPYGAALAWPERAGDADTHRPGRKAGALVALVDGQLVWFLERGGKTLLSFTSDTETQRAAAAALAELVSGGRIPSLLVERINGVAVLDPGVDEGRAAVQDALTGAGFSRTPRGLRLR